A single region of the Candidatus Woesearchaeota archaeon genome encodes:
- the secY gene encoding preprotein translocase subunit SecY — protein sequence MVSQKLVDLFSNLPEVSAPTQKKLQFSERLKWTLVMLVAFFILGMIPLFGLGNNALQQFEYLSIILGAEFGSLVSLGIGPIVTASIVLQLLTGAGIMKLDLPKDENRKVFQGLQKVLSIAFIIFEAAIYVYMGGLSPIEGSSFGIMRLALVFQLFLGGMLILFMDEVTSKWGFGSGISLFIAAQVAKSLFITAFSPLKSPTNPEVYVGAIPTLFKSLAIGDPTTAMLMLAAVVFTIIVFVIAVYVQAMKVEIPLSFGRVRGYGIRWPLNFIYTSNIPVILVAALLANVQLFARLFQNWGKPILGTFVGNSPSTGLVAWLNAPNLVGKMITGSITGLDLAHSLVYILFMIGGAVLFSIFWVQTSGMDSASQAKQIMSSGLQIPGFRRDERVLERVLDRYIMPLTIMGAIVVGFLSAMADLSGALSRGTGILLAVMIIYQLYEKIAKEHAMDMNPMLRKFIKG from the coding sequence ATGGTCAGCCAAAAATTAGTAGATCTGTTCTCAAACCTGCCGGAAGTAAGCGCTCCAACGCAGAAAAAACTGCAATTCTCAGAACGCCTCAAGTGGACTCTTGTAATGCTTGTGGCATTCTTCATTCTCGGAATGATTCCCCTCTTCGGGCTCGGCAACAACGCCCTCCAGCAGTTTGAATACCTTTCAATAATCCTTGGAGCAGAATTCGGCTCACTGGTAAGCCTTGGAATAGGCCCAATTGTCACAGCATCAATTGTGCTTCAGCTCCTCACAGGAGCAGGCATAATGAAGCTTGACCTGCCAAAGGATGAAAACAGAAAAGTCTTTCAGGGGCTCCAAAAAGTCCTTTCAATCGCGTTCATAATATTTGAGGCGGCAATCTATGTTTACATGGGGGGACTCTCGCCGATTGAGGGAAGCTCATTCGGGATAATGAGGCTCGCGCTGGTTTTCCAGCTCTTCCTCGGCGGAATGCTTATCCTATTTATGGATGAGGTAACAAGCAAGTGGGGATTCGGCTCGGGAATATCCCTCTTTATCGCAGCGCAGGTTGCAAAGAGCCTTTTCATAACTGCATTCTCCCCATTAAAAAGCCCGACAAACCCTGAGGTTTATGTCGGAGCAATCCCGACACTTTTCAAGAGCCTCGCAATAGGGGACCCGACAACAGCAATGCTTATGCTTGCTGCAGTTGTCTTTACAATTATTGTGTTTGTAATAGCAGTTTACGTTCAGGCAATGAAGGTTGAGATTCCCCTTTCATTCGGAAGAGTGAGAGGTTATGGAATAAGATGGCCATTAAATTTCATTTACACAAGCAATATTCCGGTAATACTCGTTGCTGCACTGCTTGCAAATGTCCAGCTTTTCGCAAGGCTCTTCCAGAACTGGGGAAAGCCCATTCTCGGAACCTTTGTCGGAAATTCACCCTCAACAGGGCTTGTTGCGTGGCTGAATGCGCCAAACCTAGTGGGAAAGATGATAACGGGAAGCATAACCGGGCTTGACCTTGCGCATTCGCTGGTATACATACTTTTCATGATTGGCGGAGCTGTGCTGTTCTCAATATTCTGGGTGCAGACATCCGGAATGGACTCAGCAAGCCAGGCAAAGCAGATAATGTCATCGGGGCTGCAAATACCCGGATTCAGAAGGGATGAAAGAGTGCTTGAAAGGGTGCTTGACAGGTACATAATGCCTCTCACAATAATGGGCGCCATAGTTGTCGGATTCCTCTCTGCAATGGCAGATCTTTCCGGAGCGCTATCAAGAGGGACAGGAATTCTTCTTGCAGTGATGATAATATACCAGTTGTATGAGAAAA